In Zingiber officinale cultivar Zhangliang chromosome 3A, Zo_v1.1, whole genome shotgun sequence, the DNA window TGGCaactccgtgatcgtgcttctgACAACGATAACCCCTTCATCGACTAACGGTTCTTCAACGACGTCTCCGACGATTCACTGTAAATGATtatcattttaatttattttaatttttatgctcTTACAAAGTAAAAAAGACTCACACTATGATACAAGTATCAGCATTTAAATGCCCCTCTCAAGAATAACAAAACACACCTGAAATTTTGCAGAACATCAAATATCGACCGGGAGAAATGCTTTCAAAACAAGACACCAGGCAGCGGGGACTGAAACGAGAGCATGCCGTGCatcttaattatataaatttaaaataaatttcaatatcCAACAGATCGTGGGAAAGTGGATCGAAGAGCTACGAGGGGCATTAAATGCTTCTGTAGCATGAGCTGGTGACCTGCCGTGCATTTAATGCGGCACGGAGCTCGTGATGTATAATGGCGTGCCACGCAAGAGTTGCCTGCTTTACGCTGTATAACACAGCTGTTCAGTAATCCCATCCTTCCTTCTCTTCAGTAATGCTACTGGAAGTTAGCAATTCACTCGGATGTTTCTGTTAATTATGACCGCTAAAGAAGAACTAACTACGATAAACTCGATTAATATATAGGTCATATTAATTAACAAAAAACTACCATTAGGAGATCGATTCGATACATTTGGAGTGAGACTGTGTGAGTTGGTCGGAGCGAGTCAATACCCGAACCTGCACTGACAGCGTCGTTGTGGTCCTGCGCGCAGTTCGTTCTTGACTCGAATCATAACACCCCACATCAGGCATCGCAGTTGAGGGCGGCCTTGATCTTTTGCACGGTGCAGGAGATGAGGTTGTTGACCGTCTCTACCGACTCCACCGTCAGCTTCGCCGTCGGCTGCAGACTGTTCACCAGGATCTGGAACGCCACCGTCAGCAGCGACCCCCCCACAGCCTTTCCCACGTTGCCGTCGGGCAGGATGGCGAAGCCCGACGGCAGAAGGGTAACGTAGGAGGAGTCGCCACCGCTCATCACTAAGTGCATCGCCGGCACGTCCACGGGAGCGTACACCACCAGCGACCCCGACGCGTCTGTGCACGTCTCCTGCAATATCAGCATGCTACTTTGATCCGCGCTCATGGCCTAGAGAAAGAGAAGACAATTAATTAATTGTATCGGAAGTGAATTTGGATGAAAGAGAGAGAATTAAGGGTAGGGCGATTGAATTCTGACGCTAGCTCTGAGGAGGGAGACGGCGTTGCCGGAGTCGGGACCCTTAGCGATGTGGGTCATCTCCTGCATTGGGCCGCCGTTGGAGAGGATGTCCCACTGGCTCCGCAGCTGCTCGTTGCGGAGAAAGTCGAAGACCTGCTGCGGCGTGGCAGGGAGCCAGACCGAGGTGGCGGCACTGAGCACCAGGCCTGTTGGCTCGCCAGGGTTCGCCAGGCTCCGCCGGGTCATCACCCGCACGTCCTCACCGATGTGGACGCCCCCGCGCAGCTTGTTCCATTCGTGTGCCGAAGAGGAGCACACCCCCGCGCAGAAGTTGTCCGTCATGCGCTGCGCCAGTTTCACCATGCTACACCGCCCGCTCGGCGTTATCGCTACATCAAACGTAATGCCACCAAATTTCAGCAATCAATTTGCTCCGCCGTGCTCACTTCGGGAAATCGGAACTTACTGTTGGCGGCGTCGGCTGGAAGGGAGGACGTGAGGATAGCCAACGACTGACACTGGCGCTGCAGGGCGGCGACCCAACGGGGCGCCCCCAGCGCCATGCCGGAGCGCAGCGACGGGCGGTAGAGCGGGTGCACCGCTGATTCGTCGTATTCTGCGTGCTCCACCCACGTGACCTGCTCATACCACGTCAGTTTGTGTCTGCATCCATTAACATGTTTGATCGCCATTGCTAAACCACGTTATCGCTTGCCCTGCCCGTCGGCGGGAAAGTAAACATTTGACACTTTTACTTTAATGCACACATCTCTTCCACATGATTACCTACTGCTCACCTGAACTGGCTCCGACCACTTGGCCACCAGTTAAACAAATGTTATAATGTTTCACTATTGTGTGAAATGGTTTCAGTATTGTGTGAAAAATTCGGTTCTCAGACACGTTGCGAAATGGAGCGGATGACAATGAATTTGACATTGTCGTCGCAGTGGCCGTCAGAACGGCTACTATTTCATCTTGTGTTGTTCTATATGTTACCAAAGCTTGAACTAAAGAACCGGCTCACGAGGGTGCTGTACAAAGGACAACGAATAGAAAGCCCGAGGAGGGCGAGATCGAATAAAGATTCAGAAATTAGGAACGAGCGACGAGGAACTTGGGAAAATCAAGTAATAATAATTTAACAACGAAAATCGCGTTTAGCTTGGGCCTTCCCAACGAAAAAACAAAATAAACGATGTGTTAATTTCTCGGGTGGCGTTCTTAAGAAGCAAGAGAAGCATCTAAAGTGCAGTGCAAAGAGGCACGGGATGCCATGAGCGTGGATGGACGTGTGCTTAATTCAAAGCAGACACAGAGCCGATTGAACATTTATACGAAAACATCGGCGTTGACTGAGATATAATTGGCTGCAGAAGATCCGATTGTATTTTAGATTTATGGGAACTTTGActtgaagtttaaaaaaaaaagacacgGACGAAGACCACTATCTCATGGAAGAGGGAGGGAGGGGGAGAGGAGTCGAGGGAGGGATTGTGATACCTTAGAATAACCATTGGGCATATCTTTCACCACGCCGCCTGAAGGCAGCCTGCAGCTCCCCATTCTGTCGCCGGGATAGCCGTCTCTAACTCCACCGACGGAGACATCCACCACAGCCCAAGCTCCATTCGCAAGTTGCTTGCAGAACCTAAGGAAATGGCAGTGCCGGACAGGCACGAGAGGTGATAAAACCTGAAGCTCGGCATACATCTAGTAAAATCCTAAATTAGCAAGGATTTCGATAAACCAAGTGCGCAAGAATCAGAAGCTAGCTATGTACTCACAAGTTGTAGTGCACCAGTTCTGCTGCCACCCATTCCTGCTGAGATCACATCCGTGGTGGTGGCTTTAGCAATCACTGAAGGGAACATATCTTGCCACCGATTCTGTTCGCGAATCCCGCACGAAGAGAGCACACTTTAATCGTTTTTTAGATCaaaatttaaatgattttcaatttGATTTGACGGCCGAATTTGATGGGGCTTACTGCATCCATGAGTGTCTCGACCAGTGCTAAGCTATTGATGACGACGACGCAGGTAGACCTCGTTGCCTCCGACGCGAATCCGATGGGCTTGGTCCCGACGCAGCGAGGGAAATTTTGGTGGTACTCGTCGAAGTTCAACGTCTCCCTGCCTCCGTCCAAACCCGGAATCCAAAGAGGCTCCTCCATCTGCGCCATTTTCACCAGCTCATCCATCGCCGCCAATGCGAGCTCCAAGTACACGAGCCTCTCATGCGACCGATCCGCTCCTCCCACCACCACGTTCCTCGCAGGAGTTATGACAGAGCCGAGAGGGCTGGACAGGCCGGCGGTGAAATCAGGCAAGGTCGTGAAGGCGACGGAGCCCAGACCGGGGAAATCATTGGACCCGACCGTGAGCTCCAGTGTGGAGCTCGGCATGGGGAGAGTGGGCGGAGCCGAGGATGAGGAAAGAGGCTTGCCGATGAACTTACCGACGAGGGAGCAGACGTGATCGAGCTCATCCTTGAGCCGTGCGTTCTCCACCTGCAAGTGCTGCTCCTCGAGCGACACTTCGCCCAGCACTGCCAGGCCTCCGCAGTTGTTGCAGATGGGGTTCCTCATCACCTCCTTGATCGATAAATTCTCAGCGCGGAGCTTGTCGTTCTCCTGCCGAAGAGTCGTGTTCTCGTGCCGCTCCATTTGAGTCTGTTTAACTCAAACCAGCAACTGATCTTATCGAGCTTGTAATAAGGCAAGAAaacaaaatttgagaaattaaaCACCGATAATCAATCACCTTCATCTGCGTTCGACGATTCTGGAACCAAAACTTGACCTGGCGAGTCTCTAATGCCAACCTCTTGCTGAGATCCGACCTTTGCTTCTCATCAGGATGAGGGCATTCTTTGAAGAAGCTGCGTGCGTGATCGAGAGATCAGGCCCTAATAATTAAACAGAATAAGTTTGGAAGAGTGCACTGGTGATGAAGTCGGGGCGACGCTTACGCTTCGAGTTCTTGTATTTGCTGAGAGGTGTGGCGATGGTATCGCTTCTTCTTGCGGGGATTCTCCTGCTCCAAGTCCAAATCATCCCCGGACACACCACCCAAGTTATCGCTTCCGCCCGACCTGCTCTCATTCTCGTCTTCCTTGTTCCGACGCAGCGACGACTCTACCTCGCCCCCACCAACATTTCTAGCGACACAAGTCCAATTCGATCTGTCACCGCCTTGGCTATCCGGGTTCGCTTGCTGGTCAAAATGAAACACCAAACACAAAGCAAAGTCGCGTAGCGCCGCGAGCACAAAATACGAAAGCAGCAGCGGGCTAATCTATACCAGGGCTAGTGAGAGGCCAGGGGAAGGGAACACTGGCTTGTAGATGGAAGATGAATCGAGCAGTGGCTGCGATACGACGGCGGAGGTGCGGTGAGGCAGATCATTCATACCTATCCGAGCGCTTCCACTGCCGTTTCTGCCGCCGCCACCGCGGCCGCCGAACAAGCCTCCAGAACTCATCAAGCTTCTAGGGCATCCAACGAAATATCCACCCCAACAATAACCTAAAAGAACAGGATACGATGAAGAACACGGAACACAGAGCTTGAAACAGGGAACAGTCACAAGGAAAGAAAGCGAGTAAAATCGGCAATGAGAGAGCGCGCGCGCTGTGTATCGGACCTTGAACCAGTCGATGCTCTTGGCAACGAGCTCAACTCGGAGACGGGACGGGACGGGACGGGACGGGAGATATTGACAGCGACTGGCGTAAGATGGTGCGGAAGATGGATACGGAGTCGTCACATGTGGACGCAACGAGGCCTCATGAATCACAGGGAGAGGGGAGAAAGAAAGGGCATACAAGAAATAATGTCGGTTGACCCTCTCCTCGCCTTCGCTTCGCAGACGAAAAGAGCTCCCATCGCTTCTAATATAGAGGATGATGGGATCCGCCCCTCCGCTGTCCCTTTCACTCCCCCACGGCAcacctccttttctttccttcctTCTAGTAAACGGAAGTTTAGGATGGAAAAAAAACTTTCTATATTTTCACTGCAATTCATCGATGCCTGCTTTAGCTCTTtcaataaataattaatgatgCACAATTTATTATATGGCTGCTTTaacttttttaataaataattaatgatgCATAATTTATTATATGGCTCCTTAACACTTTCAATAAGTAATTAATGATGCAGAATTTATTATATGGATAAATGGACTTAATGCTCAATATGGGTAATTTGAAATAAGACTCACATGGTAAAAACTCTCGTAATTTGTGATTTACTgaagactttttttttttatgttttttaattgtAAAATATCACAAGCACAGCTTAATTAAATAGTAAGCTTttgtaataaaataataaaataaataagacaATGCTAACGTGGTTCATAAGTTTTATGTCTCAATTACGGTATCGTGATAAAGTATTCAAATTATCATTAAGATATTCATAATTTAATAtcaaattataatatatttataaaaaaaaaaattaaatgagggAACGTAATTAAAGGATACTCGGCTTCTGAGTTGACCGCCACATGTGCTTTCTTATTTACCCTGATGGTGGTGGGAAAACTTCCGCGGGGTCAGGTCAACCATCCTAAGGATAGTCAATGAAGTTAATtcggattatcatttttttataagTTTTATTGAGTGGGAGTTGACTTTTTTACTTGATCTCCCttctaaaaaaaatgattaatcaggctGGGTAACGTTGAGTCTAGGGTGACCGGTCTGGCCCCACGAAAGTTTCCCATCGGTgatcagggtaaatcgggaagagCTCGCAGCAGGCAGTCCAagagcccaacatcctttagttgcgtgtctcatttggagaaaaaaattcctgcaaattcgCCATAGTTGGGGCTCGAACTACGGATACCTAGGTGACAACCAAAATTCCCTACCACTGCACCAAAGCCCCGGGGGCCTTTATCTCCCTTCTAACGATAATGGACAGTGTTATTCTACCATAAGTATATGATtaagtcatcaagtaataaaaatattgatttataaaaattattaattaagcaCAAATTAACTATAAAATAAGTtatctaaatgatgaaaatttgtTTGAAAGCTCGAGAACcaaagattgaaaaaaaaagagagagttgagagtgttggttggtcctaggaagatcataccaattacactatacaaaaattttgtacaagtgtcgaacctttcctaaacaacctattgtgttctttagaaattaaattaggaatcacaaacggaacttaacattattgattccaaatttaacttatctgttcttaatgatttagatttggatcgcaaacggaacataacactattgatccaaatcaacttatgttataaattcaattaaatattaatttccaaaattggcttctagaactgcatggcgaggcacatggccttcttaggtataggagcatccaccaccgcctagacaaagccttttaaggaaaactaatatttaaattCCTTATATAACTAtatgtttaaccaaaaggaacaatcgaatcacaaattcgaaaaacaaaaaaaaacataacttcgaaacaaatccaaaaaactagaatctaatgtttcttgtgtttggaattcttacaaagaaaaataactagcatgatgccgaagaaaatta includes these proteins:
- the LOC122051999 gene encoding homeobox-leucine zipper protein ROC5-like, with protein sequence MSSGGLFGGRGGGGRNGSGSARIGMNDLPHRTSAVVSQPLLDSSSIYKPVFPSPGLSLALQANPDSQGGDRSNWTCVARNVGGGEVESSLRRNKEDENESRSGGSDNLGGVSGDDLDLEQENPRKKKRYHRHTSQQIQELEAFFKECPHPDEKQRSDLSKRLALETRQVKFWFQNRRTQMKTQMERHENTTLRQENDKLRAENLSIKEVMRNPICNNCGGLAVLGEVSLEEQHLQVENARLKDELDHVCSLVGKFIGKPLSSSSAPPTLPMPSSTLELTVGSNDFPGLGSVAFTTLPDFTAGLSSPLGSVITPARNVVVGGADRSHERLVYLELALAAMDELVKMAQMEEPLWIPGLDGGRETLNFDEYHQNFPRCVGTKPIGFASEATRSTCVVVINSLALVETLMDANRWQDMFPSVIAKATTTDVISAGMGGSRTGALQLMYAELQVLSPLVPVRHCHFLRFCKQLANGAWAVVDVSVGGVRDGYPGDRMGSCRLPSGGVVKDMPNGYSKVTWVEHAEYDESAVHPLYRPSLRSGMALGAPRWVAALQRQCQSLAILTSSLPADAANTITPSGRCSMVKLAQRMTDNFCAGVCSSSAHEWNKLRGGVHIGEDVRVMTRRSLANPGEPTGLVLSAATSVWLPATPQQVFDFLRNEQLRSQWDILSNGGPMQEMTHIAKGPDSGNAVSLLRASAMSADQSSMLILQETCTDASGSLVVYAPVDVPAMHLVMSGGDSSYVTLLPSGFAILPDGNVGKAVGGSLLTVAFQILVNSLQPTAKLTVESVETVNNLISCTVQKIKAALNCDA